Genomic segment of Vibrio celticus:
AGCTCATCAACTTCGAGAATTACTTGCCAGCAGCAATGGTGGCTAACTGTGGCATATGAGAATTGCGCGCGTTTTCCGTTGAGGTGTAGGTTTCTACAAATCGGTAACCGGCTTCTAAGCCCATTTCGTAATCGTGCAACAGGTCTTCTTTGTCGCTCATTAATGAACTCGATTTTAGCGGCTGACTTGGCGCTATCTGAACCACAAACGCGTCGTCTGGTGGCGAATTCAAAAAATCCTGAGTCAATGAGTAGGTCTGATAATGCACCATCAGCATGTCAGCCAAGCCTGAATCAAACTTATCCCCGATTAAATGACTTAAGCGATAAATATCATCTGCACCAAATAGCCAGCGACCACCGTTCAGCAGGTCTAAATGCCCACGGTCACGCTTCTGCTCTTTTGAGCGCATAATTTGTTGTTGGAAGAAAGAGGTCCAGTCGGTTTTCCACTGTTCCACTTTCTGTTGCCAATGACCTTGAACACTGTCGAAAGATTCGCGGAACCACTCCAGTTCTTCGGCAGAGATTGGTTTGGGCGCTTTGACTGGTGCTTCAACCAAATGGGTATTACCTTCCTCCACCACAGGCTCAGTACGAATCACCACAATAGAACGAGCTTGTCTTCGCCACGCTTCCTGAACCGGGATACATGCTGATACACCACCGTCCACATAAGCACTGTCACCAATAAAGACTTCATCATTGTACAAACGAGGAATGGCGCAGGTCGCAATCATCACCTTGTACCAATCTTCGCCCAATAATGGGAAGTAGTGGTCTCGTAAATCTTTGGAATCCGTTACAGCCGCATAGAAGTGGCGATCGCCTAGCGTTTGTCGCCCTAAATCCAGATCGAGCTTATATGGGTAAGCCATAATTTGTTCTAGCGCCCACTCTAATCCTAGGTTCTTCCTGTGTCGTATATAGGAAAAGAGATTGAAGAACTCTGGTGAGGTTGTCA
This window contains:
- a CDS encoding patatin-like phospholipase family protein yields the protein MNSGIITNIDTAIDLDYYAKFIAGKTALVAQGGGQRSIFTSGVLDAFLLSNFDPFDEFFGTSAGALNLCAYLCRDKGLGRSFVLDLTTSPEFFNLFSYIRHRKNLGLEWALEQIMAYPYKLDLDLGRQTLGDRHFYAAVTDSKDLRDHYFPLLGEDWYKVMIATCAIPRLYNDEVFIGDSAYVDGGVSACIPVQEAWRRQARSIVVIRTEPVVEEGNTHLVEAPVKAPKPISAEELEWFRESFDSVQGHWQQKVEQWKTDWTSFFQQQIMRSKEQKRDRGHLDLLNGGRWLFGADDIYRLSHLIGDKFDSGLADMLMVHYQTYSLTQDFLNSPPDDAFVVQIAPSQPLKSSSLMSDKEDLLHDYEMGLEAGYRFVETYTSTENARNSHMPQLATIAAGK